The Dasypus novemcinctus isolate mDasNov1 chromosome 2, mDasNov1.1.hap2, whole genome shotgun sequence genome includes a region encoding these proteins:
- the SAP30L gene encoding histone deacetylase complex subunit SAP30L, producing MNGFSTEEDSREGPPAAPAAAPGYGQSCCLIEDGERCVRPAGNASFSKRVQKSISQKKLKLDIDKSVRHLYICDFHKNFIQSVRNKRKRKTSDDGGDSPEHDTDVPEVDLFQLQVNTLRRYKRHYKLQTRPGFNKAQLAETVSRHFRNIPVNEKETLAYFIYMVKSNKSRLDQKSEGSKQLE from the exons ATGAACGGCTTCAGCACCGAGGAGGACAGCCGCGAAgggccccccgccgcccccgccgccgccccgggCTACGGCCAGAGCTGCTGCCTCATCGAGGACGGCGAGCGCTGCGTCCGGCCCGCGGGCAACGCCTCCTTCAGCAAGAGGGTCCAGAAGAGCATTTCGCAGAAGAAACTCAAGCTGGACATCGACAAGAGC GTAAGGCACCTATATATCTGCGATTTCCACAAAAATTTCATCCAGAgtgtaagaaataaaaggaagaggaagacaaGTGACGATGGTGGAGATTCTCCTGAGCATGACACTGATGTTCCTGAG GTCGATCTGTTCCAGCTACAAGTGAATACTCTACGACGTTATAAAAGACACTACAAGTTGCAGACCAGACCAGGCTTCAATAAGGCCCAATTAGCAGAA actgtCAGCCGACACTTCAGGAACATACCTGTGAATGAAAAAGAGACCCTCGCCTACTTCATCTACATGGTGAAGAGTAACAAGAGTAGACTGGACCAGAAATCGGAGGGCAGCAAGCAGCTTGAGTGA